TATAATAATGCCTGTAAATTCTAAGTAGTCTTCTTTATTAAATACCCTCTGATAAGAATTATCATCAAGTGTAATAGTTTCAAATTTATATAAACGTAAAGGAGCAGGGGCTTTGTATGTAAATATCATACGTTGTGACATTTGTGATAACTTATCTCTAAGATTATTCATTACACAACTCCTATACAGGAAGGAGAAGTAGTATCTCTTTTAACTTTATCTAGATACGCATCAAATCGTAAACAGAAGTTTTTATTACAACTGTCAGATTGACTAGTATCAGATATAGGGTGATAGTCAATTTCAAGTTCATTGAATTTTTCTCTCTTTATTCTCTCAAATTCAAGTTCACGGACAATCCCCTTTTTCCTCAGTTCACATCCAATATGATAGTAAGTAAGCAAGAAGATATCATTATAAGTAAGCTTCTCTGACTGTATTCCATTAGCTAATA
This genomic stretch from Borrelia puertoricensis harbors:
- a CDS encoding DUF3890 domain-containing protein, whose amino-acid sequence is MQQRTAQQEIERQEEELFISRLHSNIISLLGISIEEFSIQSFMMQINLLESILLANGIQSEKLTYNDIFLLTYYHIGCELRKKGIVRELEFERIKREKFNELEIDYHPISDTSQSDSCNKNFCLRFDAYLDKVKRDTTSPSCIGVV